In Gimesia panareensis, the genomic window CTGTCCGGTGAAGTCGCCATCATGGCCCGTTACCAGGGACAGGTCTCCACCTTCCGGGCAACGATTCCGCTGGGAGTTGAAGTTGCCAATCTGCCCAAATCTAAGAATCTGATCGACGAAGCTGTCTTCGGCAAGCTCAAGGAACTGGGCATTCCGCCTTCACCTGTAGCCGATGATGCGACTTTCATGCGTCGTGTCTACATCGACATTACTGGTGGTACCCCGAGTGAAGATGAAGTTCAGAAGTTCCTGGCCGACAAAGATCCTGCCAAGCGGGACAAGCTGATCGACAAGCTGATTGACAGCCCCGCCTATGCGGACTACTTTGCCAACAAATGGAATATGGTTCTGCGGAATAAAAAACTGCAGCCAGTCGATATCGCTGGTACAAATGCCTTCTATCAGTGGATCTGGGACAGCCTGTATGAAAATAAACCCTACAACGAATTCGTAGGCGACATTCTTTCCGCTTCCGGTGAATTTCGCCAGAACCCGGCTGTCGTCTGGTACCGCGAAGTCAATACCGTGGAAGAGCAGGTCGAAGACACCGCTCAGCTGTTCCTTGGACTGCGAATTCAGTGTGCCCGTTGTCATCACCATCCCTTCGAAAAATGGAGCCAGGACGACTATTACGGTCTGGCCGCCTTCTTCAGTCGGGTCGGAACCAAAGATCCCACACTCGGTTCGATCGGTACCCGTGGATTCCGTGATCAACGCGTTTATCATAAGGAAGGGGTTGCCAGCGCGAAGAATATTCGCTCCGGTGAAAATCTGAAACCAACTGCTCTGGGAATGCAGCCGATGGAACTCAGCCCCGAACGCGATCCGCGTGTCGCGCTGGTGCAGTGGCTTTCCCGAACTGATAATCCATTCTTTGCGAAAGCACTGGTCAACCGCTACTGGAAACATTTCTTCGGTCGCGGGATTGTCGAACCGGAAGATGACATGCGGGCTACTAACCCGCCTGCCAACCCGGAACTGCTGGATGGTCTGGCTAAACACTTTGTCGAGAGTGGCTTTGATCTGAAGGAACTGGTACGTCAGATCTGCCGTTCCAACGCTTATCAGCTCAGCTCATTGCCCAACGAATACAATCTGAAAGACAAGCAGAACTTCTCACGTTATTACCCGAAACGGTTAACTGCGGAAGTGCTGTACGATGTCTTCCATCAGGTTACGAATTCGTCTCAGCGATTTTCTGGTCTGCCTGCCGACACCAAGGCGATTCAGATTACTGATGCCACTTCTGCACCATACTTCCTGAAAGTGTTCGGTCAGCCTCAGGCGGATACCGCCTGTGAGTGCGAACGCTCTCAAAGTGCGAACCTGGCTCAAAGTCTGCATCTGCTGAACAGTAAGGAAGTACAGGATAAGATCACCGGTGCTTCCAGCCGTGCAGCAATGCTGGCTAAAGACACTAAACGCACCGATGAGGAAAAAGTAAAAGAACTCTATCGCTGGGTGTATGCCCGTGCTCCCAAGGATGAGGAAATGAAGTTTGCTCTGTCCTATATCGCACGGCACAAAGAGAAACCACAGATTGCCTACGAAGATATCATCTGGGCTCTGATTAACACCAAAGAATTTCTGTTTAACCACTAAACAGGAATCCTGATAAATCTCTCTGAATTTTAAGCTGACAGCCGTTTTAGGTTTAGACAATGGCTGTCAGCTTTTTTAGAATAAACTTCAGTAATCCCTTGTTGGCGGCATCCGCCGTGAGTGACAGGGGATCCCACCTGATTTCCTCCCGAAACTTCCATCCAGAAAATTGGTAGCAGTATCATGACGCATACGCGATTTTTTGACGGACGTCGTTTAGTTGCGAAGGTTGTTTGTTTTCTTGCTGCAGGGATCGGAACGTTTTCGTTGTTGAACCCGCCCAGTGTCCACGCACAATTACCACAGACGACCATCTATGCTCTGTTCCCTTCGGGAGGCCAGAAAGGTCAGACCGTGGAAGTGCGGGTGACCGATGGTAAAGATCTGGAGGATCTGGACAGTCTCTGGTTCAGTCACCCCGGCATCAAGGCCGTTGCCAAAACACAGGAAAGCAACGGAAAGAAAATTCCAGTTGCCAATACCTTTCTGGTGACGATTGGGAAAGATGTACCTGCGGGTGTGTATGACGTGCGGGCACATGGTCTGTACGGGATCAGTAATCCGCGTTCCTTTGTGGTGGGTGAACTTCCGGAAAAAGTGGAAAAGGAAGCCAATAATACGCCAGACCAGCCCACGGCGCTGGAGATGGACTCGGTAGTAAATGCGACTCTGCAGAGTTCCACCGATGTGGATTATTTTTCCTTTCCCGGAAAGAAGGGCGAAAGGGTTTCCATCAATTGCCGCGCTGCCCGTATCGATTCACCGATGGTTTCACTCGTGGAAGTGTATGGTCCCGATCAGCGCCGGCTGGTGAGCGAACGCGATACTTTCCGCCACGATCCCTATATCAATCTGACCCTGCCACAGGATGGAACCTACCTGGTGAAGGTGCACGATCTGACTTATTCGGGCAGCGCTCAATATGTCTATCGTCTCGGGGTCCACAAAAAGCCTCACATTGAATTCATTATGCCACCTTCCGGTACACCGGGAACCACAGCGAATTTTACTCTTTACGGTTATAACCTGCCGGGGGGGAAACTCTCTGACTGGAGTATTGGGAACGAACCGCTCCAGGAAGTACAGGTTTCCATTGCTCTTCCCGCGAAAGCCACGACACTCGAAATGGGAGAGCAGGGCTTTCCGCATGAAGTCAGTGCAGACGGTTTCTCATACGTCTGGAATTCTCCTGCGGGCAGTTCCAATCCGGTGACAATCTATTTTGCCGAAGGGAAAATCGTCAAAGACGAGCAGACCAAAGAAGAAACTCTGACACTTCCCGGCGAGTTCGTAGGTCAGTTTGAAGCAAAAAATGATACTGACTCTTTCCGATTTCAGGGCAAAGCCAAACAGAAATATTCGATTGAAGTGTTTGGTCAGCGCAACGGGATCGTGATGGATCCTGTGATTGTGGTCGATCAGGTCATCAAAGATAAAGACGGAAAAGAAACTTTTAAACGGATTGCCAATGTTGGCGCTACGAGTGTCTTTCCCGATCTGGGAGCCAAACTGTTTGATACTCGAACCGATGATCCTTATTACCTGTTTACCGCTCCCGCGGATGGTGAGTATCGTGTAACGCTGCGGGATCTGCAGTTCGAAACCCGCGGTCATCCCCGCATGGTTTATCGGGCCGTGGTCCGCGAACCCAAGCCGGATTTCCGTCTGGCTGCTCTGCCTCTGTATCCGCAAGCCGTCAATACCGGTGGGGCACCTGCAGGGATTACCTTGCGTAAAGGGGATTCGTTTAAGATCGATATCATGGCCCTCAAGCAGGATGGTTTCAATGAAACGATTGAGCTCTCCGTCAAAGGTCTACCTGCCGGTGTGAGCTGTAAGGCTGCCAGCATCGGGCCTGGTGATAATACGACTGAAATGATTTTGACCGCCGATGAATCAGCCAAACCCTGGTCAGGGCCGATTGAGATCGTCGGTACTTCCACTGGTTCTGATTCCAAAAAAATGGAGCGGGTAGCCCGGGCAGCAACAGTTTTAAGGCCGGTTGCCAATAATGTCCGTGCTGAAGCTCGCATTGCCCGATCACTGGTTCTGTCTGTCATCGATGAAGTCGCTCCCTACCAGGTGGTCGCTGATGTCGCTGAAATCAAAGCCAATCAGGGACGCCAGATTCTGGTGCCCGTGAAAGTGCTCAAGCGGACCGGCTTTGATGAAGCTGTGGCCCTGGCCTGGAATGGCGTGCCCAAGAACAGCAATATCACTACTCAGAATAAAACGATTGCCAAAGGGAAACAGGATGAACTGTTCCAGGTGTTCGTAAAAGAGAACGCCAAGCCAGGCGTTTATACGACCTACCTGCAATCGACGGTAGATGTTTCTTACCGCCGCAATCCTGGTCAGGTAGATGAAGCGAAAAAAGAGCAGGCCGAAGCGGATCAGAAACTGAAAGATGCCCAGGCTGCCCTGGCTGCCGCTAAGAAAAAACGGGACGAGATCG contains:
- a CDS encoding PPC domain-containing protein gives rise to the protein MNPPSVHAQLPQTTIYALFPSGGQKGQTVEVRVTDGKDLEDLDSLWFSHPGIKAVAKTQESNGKKIPVANTFLVTIGKDVPAGVYDVRAHGLYGISNPRSFVVGELPEKVEKEANNTPDQPTALEMDSVVNATLQSSTDVDYFSFPGKKGERVSINCRAARIDSPMVSLVEVYGPDQRRLVSERDTFRHDPYINLTLPQDGTYLVKVHDLTYSGSAQYVYRLGVHKKPHIEFIMPPSGTPGTTANFTLYGYNLPGGKLSDWSIGNEPLQEVQVSIALPAKATTLEMGEQGFPHEVSADGFSYVWNSPAGSSNPVTIYFAEGKIVKDEQTKEETLTLPGEFVGQFEAKNDTDSFRFQGKAKQKYSIEVFGQRNGIVMDPVIVVDQVIKDKDGKETFKRIANVGATSVFPDLGAKLFDTRTDDPYYLFTAPADGEYRVTLRDLQFETRGHPRMVYRAVVREPKPDFRLAALPLYPQAVNTGGAPAGITLRKGDSFKIDIMALKQDGFNETIELSVKGLPAGVSCKAASIGPGDNTTEMILTADESAKPWSGPIEIVGTSTGSDSKKMERVARAATVLRPVANNVRAEARIARSLVLSVIDEVAPYQVVADVAEIKANQGRQILVPVKVLKRTGFDEAVALAWNGVPKNSNITTQNKTIAKGKQDELFQVFVKENAKPGVYTTYLQSTVDVSYRRNPGQVDEAKKEQAEADQKLKDAQAALAAAKKKRDEIAKATDKTAEQKKAEQAKADAEIKTADAQVKSADAAKKAADKKVAAAEKAAAPKKVKVYAPSTPLVIRVQPAPVTLKLDVPGGGALKKGAAIDVKATIKRINNFKGPVELTLPLPPGVKGVTAETVQIPADKTEVTIPIKAGADATEGDLANMVVRAKADFSGEALVDAPIKLKVTK
- a CDS encoding DUF1549 domain-containing protein; its protein translation is MDFRIKGSRTPQILMLSGMLALFLTSGPGLTEVRAAAAEKAQVDYKEIQIGPHAGGFEKLQLRGPDSRQQVIVTGVLSNGKKLDVTREVTYKIENPEMASITSDGYLTPLKDGETRLIATSKNGKSASIPVTIGGIAKPDSINFKNQVVPIFTKLTCNSGGCHGKASGQNGFKLSLLGFYPEDDYEFLVKEGRGRRLFPTSPAESLLLMKGTGITPHGGGKLVKQDSYEYRLLYRWIEQGMPYGNENDRSVASIKCYPPTRTMGQEQEQQISVIATYSDGSTEDVTRMALFEANDTEMAEVNKTGLVKTLKLSGEVAIMARYQGQVSTFRATIPLGVEVANLPKSKNLIDEAVFGKLKELGIPPSPVADDATFMRRVYIDITGGTPSEDEVQKFLADKDPAKRDKLIDKLIDSPAYADYFANKWNMVLRNKKLQPVDIAGTNAFYQWIWDSLYENKPYNEFVGDILSASGEFRQNPAVVWYREVNTVEEQVEDTAQLFLGLRIQCARCHHHPFEKWSQDDYYGLAAFFSRVGTKDPTLGSIGTRGFRDQRVYHKEGVASAKNIRSGENLKPTALGMQPMELSPERDPRVALVQWLSRTDNPFFAKALVNRYWKHFFGRGIVEPEDDMRATNPPANPELLDGLAKHFVESGFDLKELVRQICRSNAYQLSSLPNEYNLKDKQNFSRYYPKRLTAEVLYDVFHQVTNSSQRFSGLPADTKAIQITDATSAPYFLKVFGQPQADTACECERSQSANLAQSLHLLNSKEVQDKITGASSRAAMLAKDTKRTDEEKVKELYRWVYARAPKDEEMKFALSYIARHKEKPQIAYEDIIWALINTKEFLFNH